The proteins below come from a single Perca flavescens isolate YP-PL-M2 chromosome 8, PFLA_1.0, whole genome shotgun sequence genomic window:
- the LOC114560328 gene encoding 3-oxo-5-beta-steroid 4-dehydrogenase → MNLTAESHSIPLSDGNHIPLLGLGTYGDPRTTPKGKALECVKLAIDVGYRHFDGALVYFNEHEVGQAIREKIADGTVQRKDIFYCGKLWNTFHPPELVRPTLERTLKALQLDYVDLYIIELPMAFKPGNEFYPKDKDGKYIYHHTDLCATWEALEACKDAGLVKSLGVSNFNRRQLELLLNKPGLKHKPVSNQVECHPYFTQPKLLEFCRQNDIVIVGYCPIGSSRDASWVNVKCPPLLEDELLLSIGKKYNKSTAQVALRFNAQRGVVVIPKSFSPERIKHNFQIFDFSLTEEEMKAIEALNKNIRFVELLMWSDHPEYPFHDEY, encoded by the exons ATGAATCTGACAGCAGAAAGCCACAGTATCCCTCTCAGTGACGGGAACCATATTCCACTGCTGGGATTGGGCACCTATGGGGACCCTCGAACG ACACCCAAAGGCAAAGCACTTGAGTGTGTCAAGCTGGCCATAGATGTGGGTTACAGGCACTTTGATGGGGCATTGGTGTATTTCAATGAGCACGAAGTGGGTCAAGCCATTAGAGAGAAGATTGCCGATGGAACCGTTCAAAGAAAGGACATCTTTTACTGCGGAAAG CTCTGGAATACATTTCATCCACCAGAGTTGGTGAGACCAACCTTGGAGAGGACTCTGAAAGCCTTACAACTAGACTATGTGGATCTCTACATCATTGAGCTTCCTATGGCCTTCAAG CCTGGAAATGAGTTCTATCCAAAAGACAAAGATGGAAAATACATCTACCACCACACAGACCTGTGTGCAACATGGGAG GCTTTAGAGGCTTGCAAAGACGCAGGGCTGGTTAAATCTCTGGGAGTCTCCAACTTCAACCGCAGacagctggagctgctgctgaaCAAACCCGGCCTCAAACACAAGCCTGTGTCCAACCAG GTTGAATGCCATCCATATTTCACACAACCCAAGCTTCTGGAGTTCTGTCGTCAGAATGACATTGTGATTGTTGGCTACTGCCCAATTGGCTCCTCCAGAGATGCATCCTG GGTGAATGTGAAATGCCCTCCCCTGCTGGAGGACGAGCTGCTCTTATCCATTGGGAAAAAGTACAATAAGAGTACTGCCCAGGTGGCTCTGCGCTTCAACGCCCAGAGAGGAGTTGTCGTGATCCCCAAGAGCTTCAGTCCAGAGAGGATCAAACACAACTTCCAG ATATTTGATTTTTCACTCACTGAGGAAGAAATGAAAGCCATCGAAGCACTGAACAAAAATATTCGCTTTGTAGAGCTGCTGAT GTGGAGTGACCATCCAGAATATCCATTTcatgatgaatattaa
- the LOC114560327 gene encoding transcription intermediary factor 1-alpha isoform X2, which produces MDGHTETQERRDAAAVVVENEAESKQVQEGKSDTTGQNYLDTCPVCHLNFHSREPKLLPCLHSFCKKCLPSPSRNLAMAEPPNSQVDSATKPLNVIRCPVCRQECMEVDVMENAFVKDSVEAPSSTVERQVQLCMTCDDSTEAAGFCVDCVEYLCATCVEAHQRVKFTKDHAIRQKAEVSKEVHGMSTQRPMFCDIHKQEPLKLFCETCDLLTCRDCQLVKHKDHNYQFLEDAYKNHKQHMESMTHQLQEKKKLIEDISNSINNGLLQVDQNRKSVHNEIKKSICSLILEINKKGKMLVNQLEAVTKDHESVLRKQHEDIGYLSRHLDHVINFTKWAIARNGGTALLYCKRLILFQIGNLLRAKCSTSFIPQSTIRFQSQSSYWASNVDLGSLVVESVPGHQLGGFQDIPHQLSHAEQGPSGSPYSFALGAPHNTLAQLQRQVDKLNPQASWQPQPPPPPWTWYQSVRLQRTVPGLLLGGSPSNSMLPQLGHRFMVPPPKHISPTSSLPRTGFTPQPLRGMGSSSSYQPKPMDVFSSSPLYTHTTPLAIKGGVNSPQSGQTIEPTYLNRRKDSGCPIYMLKPNYPQSLPPSLLHRNGQGQQNSLGYVAVSQEEKTGTFTWKPPETHQASGAVGSAVKKRRRSSPAPIIVIKDEPDDDSSYVQANQRASLPDSTGDQPQISGQDEGNKVPTPLQSTDDKPHSPLQPSSSPWVHSETKAPNHIRSLGEPQVDQHQAPLKGSNEGLCAACQTGGELLCCHKCAKLFHLSCHVPTLLTSPSGEWFCSFCRDLLVPEMEYDFESKPETKSVKKEPDSEGGFPPLDKQVRANNRLTIKGPMDLSAVRKRLEAKQSLCYQSPAEFVADIRLIFGNRAVLSEQADAEVAMAAGKLKELFEEHLRVIFPDQTFPEIKLEMIPTAPPDSQLSSLDNIFQHAKRQRTYSDSQDTPSCPSGEGVA; this is translated from the exons ATGGAtggacacacagaaacacaggagAGGAGGGATGCTGCTGCCGTTGTCGTTGAGAACGAAGCTGAGAGCAAGCAAGTGCAAGAGGGAAAGTCCGATACAACCGGACAAAATTACCTGGACACTTGCCCCGTTTGCCATCTAAACTTTCACAGTCGAGAGCCCAAACTTCTGCCGTGTTTGCACTCTTTTTGCAAGAAATGTTTGCCTTCGCCCTCGAGGAATTTGGCCATGGCAGAGCCACCAAACTCCCAGGTTGACAGCGCGACCAAACCAC TGAATGTGATCCGCTGTCCGGTGTGCAGGCAGGAGTGTATGGAGGTAGATGTGATGGAAAACGCCTTTGTGAAGGACTCAGTCGAGGCTCCCAGCAGCACAGTGGAGAGGCAGGTCCAG CTCTGTATGACCTGTGATGACAGCACTGAAGCTGCTGGGTTTTGTGTGGACTGTGTTGAGTACCTCTGTGCCACATGTGTGGAGGCCCACCAAAGAGTCAAATTTACCAAAGACCACGCCATCAGACAGAAGGCAGAAGTATCAAAAG AGGTCCACGGTATGTCTACTCAGAGGCCGATGTTCTGTGACATCCACAAACAAGAGCCACTGAAACTGTTCTGTGAGACCTGTGACCTGCTAACCTGTCGTGACTGCCAACTAGTCAAGCATAAGGACCACAA TTACCAGTTCCTTGAAGATGCTTATAAAAACCACAAACAGCACATGGAGAGCATGACCCATCAGCTGCAGGAGAAAAAGAAACTGATTGAAGACATATCAAACTCCATAAACAATGG ACTTCTTCAGGTTGATCAGAACCGTAAGTCTGTACATAATGAAATAAAGAAATCCATCTGCAGTTTGATTCTCGAGATTAACAAAAAGGGCAAGATGCTAGTTAATCAGCTTGAG GCTGTAACAAAGGATCATGAGAGTGTCCTGCGAAAACAGCACGAGGACATCGGCTATCTGTCCAGACACCTGGATCATGTCATCAACTTCACCAAATGGGCCATAGCCAGGAATGGGGGCACGGCCCTCTTATACTGTAAACGTTTG ATTCTGTTTCAGATTGGAAACCTCCTGCGGGCAAAATGTAGTACCTCGTTTATACCACAGAGCACTATACGCTTCCAGAGTCAATCCTCTTATTGGGCTTCAAATGTTGATCTGG GCTCTTTAGTGGTGGAGAGTGTCCCAGGCCACCAGCTGGGTGGTTTTCAGGATATCCCTCATCAGCTCTCGCACGCCGAGCAGGGCCCCTCAGGCTCACCCTACAGCTTTGCCCTGGGAGCACCCCACAATACTCTGGCTCAGCTCCAGAGGCAGGTGGACAAGCTAAACCCACAGGCCAGCTGGCAGCCCCAACCACCTCCTCCACCTTGGACATGGTACCAGAGTGTCCGACTACAGCGAACCGTCCCAGGGCTCCTGCTAGGAGGCTCTCCCTCCAACAGTATGCTTCCCCAACTAGGCCACAGGTTTATGGTGCCTCCTCCCAAACACATCAGCCCAACTAGCAGCTTACCGAGAACTGGGTTTACGCCCCAG CCTCTGAGGGGAATGGGAAGCAGCTCCAGCTACCAACCCAAACCTATGGACGTATTTTCCTCTTCACCTCTGTACACCCATACGACACCACTGGCCATCAAGGGTGGCGTCAATTCACCTCAATCAGGACAGACG ATTGAGCCTACATATCTGAATAGGAGGAAAGATTCCGGTTGTCCGATATATATGCTGAAACCAAACTATCCCCAGAGCCTACCACCTTCTTTGCTCCATAGAAATG GACAAGGACAGCAGAATTCTCTAGGGTACGTTGCTGTATCCCAGGAGGAGAAAACAGG GACTTTCACCTGGAAACCGCCAGAAACACACCAGGCTAGTGGAGCAGTGGGCTCAGCTGTCAAGAAAAGACGAAGATCGTCACCAGCGCCCATCATTGTTATTAAAGATGAGCCTGATGATGACAGTAGCTAT GTACAAGCCAACCAAAGAGCAAGCCTCCCTGACAGCACAGGTGACCAACCCCAAATCAGTGGCCAAGACGAGGGGAACAAAGTCCCGACTCCTCTTCAAAGCACCGACGACAAACCCCATAGCCCTTTACAACCCTCAAGCAGTCCATGGGTCCACAGTGAGACTAAAGCTCCAAATCACATCCGTTCCCTGGGAGAACCGCAGGTAGACCAGCACCAAGCTCCGCTGAAAGGCTCTAATGAAGGCTTGTGTGCTGCATGTCAGACTGGGGGAGAGCTGCTGTGCTGCCATAAGTGTGCCAAGCTTTTTCACCTTTCGTGCCATGTTCCAACTCTCCTCACATCTCCCAG CGGGGAATGGTTTTGCTCTTTCTGCCGTGACCTGTTAGTGCCTGAGATGGAGTATGACTTTGAAAGCAAACCTGAAACCAAATCAGTAAAAAAGGAGCCAGATTCTGAAGGAGGATTTCCCCCTTTGGACAAACAA GTACGTGCTAATAACAGGCTGACTATAAAAGGACCAATGGATCTTTCCGCTGTGAGAAAACGACTGGAAGCCAAGCAGAGTCTGTGCTACCAAAGCCCTGCAGAGTTTGTAGCAGACATCAGGCTCATCTTTGGCAATCGTGCAGTCCTCAGTGAG CAGGCTGACGCAGAGGTCGCCATGGCAGCCGGGAAACTTAAAGAGCTGTTTGAAGAGCACCTGAGGGTCATCTTCCCTGACCAGACCTTTCCAGAAATCAAACTGGAGATGATACCTACTGCCCCTCCTGACTCTCAACTCTCATCTCTTGACAATATATTCCAGCATGCAAAGCGCCAGCGCACATATTCAGACTCCCAGGACACCCCAAGCTGTCCCAGTGGAGAGGGAGTAGCATGA
- the LOC114560327 gene encoding transcription intermediary factor 1-alpha isoform X1: MDGHTETQERRDAAAVVVENEAESKQVQEGKSDTTGQNYLDTCPVCHLNFHSREPKLLPCLHSFCKKCLPSPSRNLAMAEPPNSQVDSATKPLNVIRCPVCRQECMEVDVMENAFVKDSVEAPSSTVERQVQLCMTCDDSTEAAGFCVDCVEYLCATCVEAHQRVKFTKDHAIRQKAEVSKEVHGMSTQRPMFCDIHKQEPLKLFCETCDLLTCRDCQLVKHKDHNYQFLEDAYKNHKQHMESMTHQLQEKKKLIEDISNSINNGLLQVDQNRKSVHNEIKKSICSLILEINKKGKMLVNQLEAVTKDHESVLRKQHEDIGYLSRHLDHVINFTKWAIARNGGTALLYCKRLILFQIGNLLRAKCSTSFIPQSTIRFQSQSSYWASNVDLGSLVVESVPGHQLGGFQDIPHQLSHAEQGPSGSPYSFALGAPHNTLAQLQRQVDKLNPQASWQPQPPPPPWTWYQSVRLQRTVPGLLLGGSPSNSMLPQLGHRFMVPPPKHISPTSSLPRTGFTPQPLRGMGSSSSYQPKPMDVFSSSPLYTHTTPLAIKGGVNSPQSGQTIEPTYLNRRKDSGCPIYMLKPNYPQSLPPSLLHRNGQGQQNSLGYVAVSQEEKTGTFTWKPPETHQASGAVGSAVKKRRRSSPAPIIVIKDEPDDDSSYVQANQRASLPDSTGDQPQISGQDEGNKVPTPLQSTDDKPHSPLQPSSSPWVHSETKAPNHIRSLGEPQVDQHQAPLKGSNEGLCAACQTGGELLCCHKCAKLFHLSCHVPTLLTSPSGEWFCSFCRDLLVPEMEYDFESKPETKSVKKEPDSEGGFPPLDKQKCERLLLHLFCSEVRANNRLTIKGPMDLSAVRKRLEAKQSLCYQSPAEFVADIRLIFGNRAVLSEQADAEVAMAAGKLKELFEEHLRVIFPDQTFPEIKLEMIPTAPPDSQLSSLDNIFQHAKRQRTYSDSQDTPSCPSGEGVA, from the exons ATGGAtggacacacagaaacacaggagAGGAGGGATGCTGCTGCCGTTGTCGTTGAGAACGAAGCTGAGAGCAAGCAAGTGCAAGAGGGAAAGTCCGATACAACCGGACAAAATTACCTGGACACTTGCCCCGTTTGCCATCTAAACTTTCACAGTCGAGAGCCCAAACTTCTGCCGTGTTTGCACTCTTTTTGCAAGAAATGTTTGCCTTCGCCCTCGAGGAATTTGGCCATGGCAGAGCCACCAAACTCCCAGGTTGACAGCGCGACCAAACCAC TGAATGTGATCCGCTGTCCGGTGTGCAGGCAGGAGTGTATGGAGGTAGATGTGATGGAAAACGCCTTTGTGAAGGACTCAGTCGAGGCTCCCAGCAGCACAGTGGAGAGGCAGGTCCAG CTCTGTATGACCTGTGATGACAGCACTGAAGCTGCTGGGTTTTGTGTGGACTGTGTTGAGTACCTCTGTGCCACATGTGTGGAGGCCCACCAAAGAGTCAAATTTACCAAAGACCACGCCATCAGACAGAAGGCAGAAGTATCAAAAG AGGTCCACGGTATGTCTACTCAGAGGCCGATGTTCTGTGACATCCACAAACAAGAGCCACTGAAACTGTTCTGTGAGACCTGTGACCTGCTAACCTGTCGTGACTGCCAACTAGTCAAGCATAAGGACCACAA TTACCAGTTCCTTGAAGATGCTTATAAAAACCACAAACAGCACATGGAGAGCATGACCCATCAGCTGCAGGAGAAAAAGAAACTGATTGAAGACATATCAAACTCCATAAACAATGG ACTTCTTCAGGTTGATCAGAACCGTAAGTCTGTACATAATGAAATAAAGAAATCCATCTGCAGTTTGATTCTCGAGATTAACAAAAAGGGCAAGATGCTAGTTAATCAGCTTGAG GCTGTAACAAAGGATCATGAGAGTGTCCTGCGAAAACAGCACGAGGACATCGGCTATCTGTCCAGACACCTGGATCATGTCATCAACTTCACCAAATGGGCCATAGCCAGGAATGGGGGCACGGCCCTCTTATACTGTAAACGTTTG ATTCTGTTTCAGATTGGAAACCTCCTGCGGGCAAAATGTAGTACCTCGTTTATACCACAGAGCACTATACGCTTCCAGAGTCAATCCTCTTATTGGGCTTCAAATGTTGATCTGG GCTCTTTAGTGGTGGAGAGTGTCCCAGGCCACCAGCTGGGTGGTTTTCAGGATATCCCTCATCAGCTCTCGCACGCCGAGCAGGGCCCCTCAGGCTCACCCTACAGCTTTGCCCTGGGAGCACCCCACAATACTCTGGCTCAGCTCCAGAGGCAGGTGGACAAGCTAAACCCACAGGCCAGCTGGCAGCCCCAACCACCTCCTCCACCTTGGACATGGTACCAGAGTGTCCGACTACAGCGAACCGTCCCAGGGCTCCTGCTAGGAGGCTCTCCCTCCAACAGTATGCTTCCCCAACTAGGCCACAGGTTTATGGTGCCTCCTCCCAAACACATCAGCCCAACTAGCAGCTTACCGAGAACTGGGTTTACGCCCCAG CCTCTGAGGGGAATGGGAAGCAGCTCCAGCTACCAACCCAAACCTATGGACGTATTTTCCTCTTCACCTCTGTACACCCATACGACACCACTGGCCATCAAGGGTGGCGTCAATTCACCTCAATCAGGACAGACG ATTGAGCCTACATATCTGAATAGGAGGAAAGATTCCGGTTGTCCGATATATATGCTGAAACCAAACTATCCCCAGAGCCTACCACCTTCTTTGCTCCATAGAAATG GACAAGGACAGCAGAATTCTCTAGGGTACGTTGCTGTATCCCAGGAGGAGAAAACAGG GACTTTCACCTGGAAACCGCCAGAAACACACCAGGCTAGTGGAGCAGTGGGCTCAGCTGTCAAGAAAAGACGAAGATCGTCACCAGCGCCCATCATTGTTATTAAAGATGAGCCTGATGATGACAGTAGCTAT GTACAAGCCAACCAAAGAGCAAGCCTCCCTGACAGCACAGGTGACCAACCCCAAATCAGTGGCCAAGACGAGGGGAACAAAGTCCCGACTCCTCTTCAAAGCACCGACGACAAACCCCATAGCCCTTTACAACCCTCAAGCAGTCCATGGGTCCACAGTGAGACTAAAGCTCCAAATCACATCCGTTCCCTGGGAGAACCGCAGGTAGACCAGCACCAAGCTCCGCTGAAAGGCTCTAATGAAGGCTTGTGTGCTGCATGTCAGACTGGGGGAGAGCTGCTGTGCTGCCATAAGTGTGCCAAGCTTTTTCACCTTTCGTGCCATGTTCCAACTCTCCTCACATCTCCCAG CGGGGAATGGTTTTGCTCTTTCTGCCGTGACCTGTTAGTGCCTGAGATGGAGTATGACTTTGAAAGCAAACCTGAAACCAAATCAGTAAAAAAGGAGCCAGATTCTGAAGGAGGATTTCCCCCTTTGGACAAACAA AAGTGTGAGAGGCTGCTGCTGCACTTGTTTTGCAGCGAG GTACGTGCTAATAACAGGCTGACTATAAAAGGACCAATGGATCTTTCCGCTGTGAGAAAACGACTGGAAGCCAAGCAGAGTCTGTGCTACCAAAGCCCTGCAGAGTTTGTAGCAGACATCAGGCTCATCTTTGGCAATCGTGCAGTCCTCAGTGAG CAGGCTGACGCAGAGGTCGCCATGGCAGCCGGGAAACTTAAAGAGCTGTTTGAAGAGCACCTGAGGGTCATCTTCCCTGACCAGACCTTTCCAGAAATCAAACTGGAGATGATACCTACTGCCCCTCCTGACTCTCAACTCTCATCTCTTGACAATATATTCCAGCATGCAAAGCGCCAGCGCACATATTCAGACTCCCAGGACACCCCAAGCTGTCCCAGTGGAGAGGGAGTAGCATGA